TCGGCAACCCAGACCGCGAGGAAGGTGGCGAGGATGAAGAGGGACGAGAGGGCCGCGATCGTCGGATCGGTGTAGTTGACGACGTAGGTGAACATCGCGACGGGCAGGATCTCCGTGACCCGGTTCGAGATGAACAGCGACACGACGAATTCGTTCACCGAGACGACGACGGCGAAGAGCGCACCGGCGAAGAGGCCGGGGCGGAGCAGCGGCAGGGTGACGCGGCGGAAGACCCGCCAGGGCGTCGCGCCCAGGCTCGCCGCCGCGCGCTCGAGGGCGGGGTCGAGGTTGCGTACGCTGACCCACACCGAGCGCACCACGAAGGGCAGCACGAGGGCGACATGGGCGGCGATCAGGACGCTCCGGCTCCGGAGCAGCCCGAGCGAGGCGGCGAGGATGAGGAAGCCGAGCCCCGCCGCCACCCCGGGCACGACCAGTGGCGAGAGCAGCGCCGCCGCCCAGAGGTTCCGCCCGCGCAGCCGCGCCCGCTCAAGCGCCAGCGCCGCCAGCGTTCCGATCGGCAGCGCGAGCGCCACCGCCCAGGCTGTGACGAGCACGGTGTTGAGCGCGGCACGCTGAAACTGCGGGTACGTCAGGACGTTCACGT
This window of the Candidatus Rokuibacteriota bacterium genome carries:
- a CDS encoding ABC transporter permease, whose protein sequence is MSLRLVVLALAAFLTLPTAVVIAVSFNPTAILSFPPAGFSLRWYVNVLTYPQFQRAALNTVLVTAWAVALALPIGTLAALALERARLRGRNLWAAALLSPLVVPGVAAGLGFLILAASLGLLRSRSVLIAAHVALVLPFVVRSVWVSVRNLDPALERAAASLGATPWRVFRRVTLPLLRPGLFAGALFAVVVSVNEFVVSLFISNRVTEILPVAMFTYVVNYTDPTIAALSSLFILATFLAVWVADRYLGLGRVFLQH